A single Gopherus flavomarginatus isolate rGopFla2 chromosome 17, rGopFla2.mat.asm, whole genome shotgun sequence DNA region contains:
- the TOR4A gene encoding torsin-4A, translated as MDGSQPRTETPTALKRISLLSSPMRAVIRLRRKVQFLKKTRLHLNLPREQSPELVQTKLLQRQISLSRTNLYNPSMSLFNQATFDNSQYFTFDTSVDQSMVNKYKRKKTRRKSRMVLYPESSKKYLPTEQKSKAKRCLLLLIGIICFQILNAIENLDDNLQKYDLDGLEKTMHREVFGQKLAVDRIMELLKDYLATHIHNKPLVISFNGPPGVGKSHVGWLLAKHFRSVMDNDFVLQYFVMHHCPNKEAIPACQSDLSEKISEMVTRAEIEEKIPLFILDEIELMSPVLLDMLSRFFQPNQTNEFLNAIYILISNVGGSEITTFALQNVSSDLLHQQRKIEELLYIIQPILTHFHPLWKSADIIPFGLLEKSHVINCILEEMMREGLYPDQSHIENLASQLSYYTTGGREYAITGCKQVGAKVNLL; from the coding sequence ATGGACGGAAGTCAGCCCCGCACCGAGACTCCCACGGCTCTCAAGAGGATCTCTCTGCTTTCCTCTCCCATGAGGGCAGTCATCCGTCTGCGACGAAAAGTCCAGTTCCTGAAGAAAACTCGCCTGCATCTGAACCTTCCCAGAGAACAATCTCCAGAGCTGGTCCAAACTAAGCTTCTTCAAAGGCAGATTTCCTTGAGCCGAACAAACCTGTATAACCCTTCGATGTCCCTCTTTAATCAAGCCACTTTTGACAATTCTCAGTACTTCACCTTTGACACGTCTGTGGACCAGTCAATGGTGAATAAATACAAACGGAAGAAGACCCGCAGGAAGTCCAGGATGGTGTTGTATCCAGAAAGCTCCAAAAAGTACCTTCCAACAGAGCAAAAGAGTAAAGcaaagcgctgccttctcttgCTCATTGGCATCATCTGCTTCCAAATACTAAATGCTATTGAGAATTTGGATGACAACCTTCAGAAGTATGACCTAGATGGGCTGGAGAAAACCATGCACCGGGAAGTATTTGGGCAGAAGTTGGCTGTGGACAGAATTATGGAATTGTTGAAAGACTACCTGGCCACCCATATACACAACAAGCCATTAGTGATCTCCTTCAATGGCCCACCTGGGGTCGGAAAGAGCCATGTTGGGTGGCTGCTGGCTAAACACTTTCGTTCAGTCATGGACAATGACTTTGTGCTTCAGTACTTTGTGATGCACCACTGTCCAAACAAGGAGGCTATTCCTGCTTGCCAATCGGATTTGTCTGAAAAGATTTCTGAGATGGTCACCAGAGCAGAGATAGAAGAGAAGATACCATTGTTTATTCTGGATGAGATTGAGCTCATGTCTCCAGTCCTGTTGGATATGCTCAGCAGATTCTTCCAACCAAACCAGACCAACGAGTTCCTCAATGCCATCTACATTCTAATAAGCAACGTAGGGGGCAGTGAAATCACAACGTTTGCCCTCCAGAATGTTTCCAGTGACCTTCTGCACCagcaaagaaaaatagaagaactGCTGTACATTATCCAGCCTATTCTGACCCACTTCCACCCTCTTTGGAAGTCTGCTGACATCATCCCATTTGGTCTGCTGGAGAAGAGTCATGTCATAAACTGCATCTTGGAGGAGATGATGCGGGAAGGACTGTATCCCGATCAGAGCCATATTGAGAATTTAGCTAGCCAGCTCAGCTATTACACTACAGGAGGCAGGGAGTATGCCATAACTGGCTGCAAGCAGGTCGGAGCCAAAGTCAATCTGCTGTAG